The Natator depressus isolate rNatDep1 chromosome 8, rNatDep2.hap1, whole genome shotgun sequence genome window below encodes:
- the AK4 gene encoding adenylate kinase 4, mitochondrial isoform X2: MLPGFAFQLRICFIIPTLFFPQPHYHPFHLALGKSHTHTPVSAWRNSSFFPLQNDGAKFTLVWVRLSTAVGFPRTLVQAEALDRICDLDLVINLNIPFETLKDRLSARWIHPASGRVYNMEFNPPDVHGMDDITGEPLIQREDDKPDAVAARLRKYKEAAKPVIELYKSRGVLHSFSGTETNKIWPYVYTLVSSKIRPVHSKEAN, from the exons ATGCTTCCTGGCTTTGCTTTTCAGTTAAGGATTTGTTTCATAATTCCAACCTTATTTTTCCCACAGCCACATTATCATCCATTCCATCTTGCTCTGGGCAAGTCTCACACTCATACACCTGTTAGTGCTTGGAGAAactcttccttttttccccttcagaatgATGGTGCCAAATTTACTCTAGTTTGGGTGAGACTCTCTACAGCAGTTG GTTTTCCTAGGACACTGGTGCAAGCTGAAGCACTTGACAGAATCTGTGACCTGGATCTAGTGATCAATTTAAACATCCCATTCGAGACTCTAAAAGATCGTCTAAGCGCTCGCTGGATTCACCCAGCTAGTGGAAGAGTGTATAATATGGAGTTCAACCCACCTGATGTACAT GGGATGGATGACATCACGGGTGAGCCATTAATTCAACGGGAAGATGATAAACCTGATGCTGTTGCTGCTCGGCTAAGAAAATACAAAGAAGCTGCAAAGCCAGTAATAGAATTATATAA GAGCAGAGGTGTCCTACACTCATTTTCTGGGACAGAGACCAACAAAATCTGGCCTTATGTTTACACTCTGGTTTCCAGCAAGATCCGGCCTGTCCATTCCAAAGAAGCTAATTAA